Proteins co-encoded in one Kutzneria chonburiensis genomic window:
- a CDS encoding ParB/RepB/Spo0J family partition protein has protein sequence MTPPERKGGLGRGLAALIPQGPPASEANGSSAPVGVLPDAAPPAVVGGNTVAGAVYREVPITEIKPNPKQPRQVFDEEALAELEHSIREFGLMQPIVVRELGRGSYELVMGERRWRASQRAGLDAIPAIVRQTADAAMLRDALLENIHRAQLNPLEEAAAYQQLLDEFEVTHEELASRIGRSRPVITNTIRLLKLPLPVQRRVAAGVLSAGHARALLGLEDSGAQEDLAARIIAEGLSVRATEEMVTLAKNEAPAKPKPAPRKPIHAPGLQDLADRLSDSFDTRVKVELGRRKGRIVVEFGSVDDLERIVGLIAPDATNQTRIGEIPSP, from the coding sequence ATGACACCGCCGGAACGCAAGGGCGGCCTCGGCCGCGGCCTGGCCGCACTGATCCCGCAGGGACCACCGGCGAGCGAGGCCAACGGGTCGAGCGCCCCGGTCGGCGTCCTGCCGGATGCCGCTCCCCCGGCGGTGGTCGGTGGCAACACGGTGGCCGGCGCGGTCTACCGCGAGGTGCCGATCACCGAGATCAAGCCCAACCCGAAGCAGCCCCGCCAGGTCTTCGATGAGGAGGCGCTGGCCGAGCTGGAGCACTCCATCCGCGAGTTCGGCCTCATGCAGCCGATCGTCGTGCGGGAGCTGGGCCGCGGCTCGTACGAGTTGGTCATGGGCGAGCGCCGCTGGCGCGCCTCCCAGCGGGCCGGCCTGGACGCCATCCCGGCCATCGTGCGGCAGACCGCCGACGCCGCGATGCTCCGCGACGCGTTGCTGGAGAACATCCACCGGGCGCAGCTGAACCCGTTGGAAGAGGCGGCGGCCTACCAGCAGCTGCTGGACGAGTTCGAGGTGACGCACGAGGAGTTGGCCTCGCGCATCGGCCGCAGCCGACCGGTCATCACCAACACCATCCGGCTGCTGAAGTTGCCGCTGCCCGTGCAGCGTCGCGTCGCCGCCGGCGTGCTGTCGGCCGGCCACGCCCGGGCGCTACTCGGTCTGGAGGACTCCGGCGCGCAGGAGGACCTTGCCGCCCGCATCATTGCCGAGGGGCTCTCGGTCCGGGCGACCGAGGAAATGGTGACGCTGGCCAAGAACGAGGCGCCGGCCAAGCCGAAGCCCGCTCCCCGCAAGCCCATCCACGCGCCCGGTCTCCAGGACCTCGCCGACCGCCTGTCGGACTCGTTCGACACCCGGGTGAAGGTCGAACTCGGCCGCCGTAAGGGCCGCATTGTCGTCGAGTTCGGCTCGGTCGACGACCTCGAGCGCATCGTCGGCCTCATCGCGCCGGATGCGACAAATCAGACACGAATTGGGGAGATCCCATCACCCTGA
- the rsmG gene encoding 16S rRNA (guanine(527)-N(7))-methyltransferase RsmG, giving the protein MSEAWEPPAGVVERVFGDGASGAIKFAALLTDHGVERGLIGPREVDRLWDRHLFNSAVLAELVPPNCRAVDVGSGAGLPGIPLAIARPDVRLTLLEPMARRVAWLQEVVDTLGLDVEVVRGRAEEPEVRSRLGGSDIVTARAVAPMERLAKWCLPLLRSGGLMLALKGASAAEELERDAAAVAKAGGSRQWVATCGAEVLDVPTTVVVVERDERVGRRDGGRRRRKDG; this is encoded by the coding sequence ATGAGCGAGGCGTGGGAGCCGCCGGCGGGCGTCGTGGAGCGGGTGTTCGGCGACGGCGCGTCGGGGGCCATCAAGTTCGCCGCGCTCCTGACCGACCATGGAGTGGAGCGCGGACTGATCGGGCCGCGTGAGGTCGACCGGCTCTGGGACCGTCATCTGTTCAACTCGGCGGTACTCGCCGAGTTGGTGCCGCCGAATTGTCGGGCGGTGGACGTAGGCTCGGGGGCGGGACTTCCCGGCATCCCGCTGGCGATTGCACGACCGGACGTTCGGCTGACTCTGCTGGAACCGATGGCCCGACGCGTCGCCTGGCTCCAAGAAGTGGTGGACACCCTCGGCCTCGACGTCGAGGTGGTGCGTGGCCGGGCGGAGGAACCCGAGGTGCGAAGCCGGCTCGGTGGCAGCGACATCGTCACCGCCCGGGCGGTCGCGCCCATGGAGCGACTGGCCAAGTGGTGCCTGCCGCTCCTCCGGTCCGGCGGTCTGATGCTGGCCCTCAAGGGGGCCAGCGCAGCCGAGGAACTGGAACGTGATGCGGCAGCGGTGGCGAAGGCGGGTGGCTCCCGGCAGTGGGTGGCCACCTGTGGAGCCGAGGTGCTCGATGTGCCGACGACCGTCGTCGTGGTGGAACGGGATGAACGGGTGGGGCGTCGTGACGGCGGGCGTCGGAGACGGAAGGATGGGTGA
- a CDS encoding protein jag, which produces MSETLQAADADQEATEERSPANAEDLLVQEGDIAGDYLEQLLDVLDYDGDIDLDVEAGRAIVSIDGGEELEKLVGPRGTVLEALQELTRLAVQQETGVRSRLMLDIAQWREGRRTELRELGKSAAEKVLSTGEKVRLQPMTPFERKVVHDAVAAVKGTYSESEGEEPQRRVVVFKEQ; this is translated from the coding sequence GTGTCGGAGACGTTGCAGGCGGCCGATGCCGACCAGGAGGCGACCGAGGAGCGGTCGCCGGCCAACGCCGAGGATCTGCTCGTCCAGGAGGGCGACATCGCCGGTGACTACCTGGAGCAGCTGCTGGACGTGCTCGACTACGACGGCGACATCGACCTGGACGTGGAGGCCGGCCGGGCGATCGTGAGCATCGACGGCGGCGAGGAGCTGGAGAAGCTCGTCGGCCCGCGCGGCACCGTGTTGGAGGCGCTGCAGGAGCTCACCCGTCTCGCCGTGCAGCAGGAGACCGGCGTGCGCAGCCGGCTCATGTTGGACATCGCCCAGTGGCGTGAGGGTCGGCGGACCGAGCTCCGCGAGCTCGGCAAGTCGGCCGCCGAGAAGGTGCTGTCCACCGGTGAGAAGGTGCGCCTTCAGCCGATGACCCCGTTCGAGCGCAAGGTCGTGCACGACGCGGTGGCTGCCGTGAAGGGCACCTACAGCGAGAGTGAGGGCGAGGAGCCCCAGCGTCGCGTGGTGGTCTTCAAGGAGCAGTAA
- the yidC gene encoding membrane protein insertase YidC, with translation MLDFIYYPVSGILWAWHKVFGFVLGDGSFGGAASWALSIVFLVFTLRVILFKPFVAQVKSMRKMAEFQPEIKKLQKKYANDKQKLAAEMQKLQSEHGVNPLAGCLPILLQAPVFIGLNHVLRSFNRTGLSYEQNIKIPNYWLPTEDVQSFLQARLFGAPLSSYIAMADNELSQFVPHVGRLDVILVSIPLMIVASIATHLTARHNVARQTAAVTANPQTAMMNKLTLYLFPLGVLAFGAFLQIGLLFYWLSNNAWTLGQQYFVYHRIDREEAEAKAKKVEQRNNLAPKPGQKPMQQVRKPAKPTETADAAETGADTAAETSVEETKSNGSGSPANGSAVNGSGDASTKVPGLAPTQARKKQSRKRR, from the coding sequence GTGCTCGACTTCATCTATTACCCCGTGTCCGGGATCTTGTGGGCATGGCACAAGGTCTTCGGCTTCGTCTTGGGCGACGGGTCCTTCGGCGGTGCGGCCAGCTGGGCGCTCTCGATCGTGTTCCTGGTGTTCACCCTGCGAGTGATCCTGTTCAAGCCGTTCGTCGCGCAGGTCAAGTCCATGCGCAAGATGGCCGAGTTCCAGCCTGAGATCAAGAAGCTGCAGAAGAAGTACGCCAACGACAAGCAGAAGCTCGCGGCGGAGATGCAGAAGCTCCAGTCGGAGCACGGCGTCAACCCGTTGGCCGGCTGTCTGCCGATCCTGCTCCAGGCGCCGGTCTTCATCGGCCTCAACCACGTGCTGCGGTCGTTCAACCGCACCGGGCTGTCGTACGAGCAGAACATCAAGATCCCGAACTACTGGCTGCCGACCGAGGACGTCCAGTCGTTCCTCCAGGCCCGTCTGTTCGGTGCGCCGCTGTCGTCCTACATCGCGATGGCCGACAACGAGCTGAGCCAGTTCGTGCCGCACGTCGGCCGGCTCGACGTCATCCTGGTGTCGATCCCGTTGATGATCGTGGCCAGCATCGCGACCCACCTGACGGCCCGGCACAACGTGGCCCGGCAGACCGCCGCGGTGACCGCGAACCCGCAGACCGCGATGATGAACAAGCTCACCCTGTACTTGTTCCCGCTCGGCGTGCTGGCGTTCGGCGCCTTCCTGCAGATCGGTCTGCTGTTCTACTGGCTGAGCAACAACGCGTGGACGCTCGGGCAGCAGTACTTCGTGTACCACCGGATCGACCGCGAAGAGGCCGAGGCCAAGGCGAAGAAGGTCGAGCAGCGGAACAACCTCGCGCCCAAGCCCGGGCAGAAGCCGATGCAGCAGGTGCGCAAGCCGGCCAAGCCGACCGAGACCGCGGATGCCGCCGAGACCGGGGCCGACACCGCCGCCGAGACGAGTGTCGAGGAGACGAAGTCGAACGGCTCGGGCTCGCCGGCCAACGGCAGTGCCGTGAACGGCAGCGGCGACGCGTCCACCAAGGTGCCCGGCCTGGCGCCGACCCAAGCCCGCAAGAAGCAGAGCCGGAAGCGTCGCTGA
- the yidD gene encoding membrane protein insertion efficiency factor YidD — protein sequence MTVAAKVLVLPIRGYQKWISPLFPPSCRFYPSCSAYAVEALTVHGAVRGSWLTIRRLLRCGPWHPGGLDPVPPRQRTGASSNTAAEE from the coding sequence ATGACCGTGGCCGCGAAGGTTCTGGTGCTGCCGATCCGGGGATACCAGAAGTGGATTTCCCCGCTGTTCCCCCCGAGCTGTCGCTTCTACCCGAGTTGCAGTGCATATGCGGTGGAGGCGTTGACCGTCCATGGCGCGGTGCGTGGCAGCTGGCTGACGATCCGTCGGCTGCTGCGCTGCGGGCCCTGGCATCCTGGAGGCTTGGACCCGGTGCCGCCACGGCAGCGGACCGGAGCCAGTTCCAACACCGCTGCCGAGGAGTAG
- the rnpA gene encoding ribonuclease P protein component has product MLPAAARLTSSQDFGLVVRRGRRAGRPRLVMHALASPADISAPTSPTRTEPARTRVGFVVSKAVGNSVVRHRVSRRLRHQMAERLGLLPAGTAVVVRALAPAAAATSAELGRDLDAALRRLGLAGGAS; this is encoded by the coding sequence GTGCTCCCCGCGGCCGCCCGGCTGACCAGTAGCCAGGACTTCGGCCTGGTCGTCCGCCGGGGTCGCCGAGCCGGCCGACCCCGGCTCGTCATGCATGCCCTGGCGAGCCCGGCGGACATATCAGCACCGACGTCGCCCACCCGGACCGAGCCCGCTCGGACCAGGGTGGGCTTCGTCGTGAGCAAGGCCGTCGGCAACTCGGTGGTGCGCCACCGGGTCAGCCGGCGATTGCGTCACCAGATGGCGGAGCGGCTCGGGTTGCTGCCGGCCGGCACGGCGGTCGTGGTGCGGGCGCTGGCGCCGGCCGCGGCCGCGACCAGCGCCGAGCTCGGCCGTGACCTGGACGCCGCGCTGCGCCGACTCGGACTGGCCGGCGGTGCCTCATGA
- the rpmH gene encoding 50S ribosomal protein L34 yields the protein MSKGKRTFQPNNRRRAKTHGFRLRMRTRAGRAILAARRGKGRARLSA from the coding sequence GTGAGCAAGGGTAAGCGCACCTTCCAGCCCAACAACCGTCGTCGCGCCAAGACCCACGGGTTCCGGCTGCGGATGCGTACTCGCGCGGGCCGCGCGATCCTCGCCGCTCGCCGCGGCAAGGGCCGCGCCCGCCTCTCGGCCTGA
- the dnaA gene encoding chromosomal replication initiator protein DnaA: protein MSDDQTNLGQVWDQVVQELLAAGALSSLQRAWMRVTRPIGLLDGTVLLGAPSDFAKEAIERALRDPITAALSRRLGRPVSLAVKVDTVVPRATPGPPPAPTPQPLITTPAPRPPAVAPAEQTAPMQAIILSEDGESEDEVDEEREALATVHEIWPTFSGPPAAQPSQTNAQTRLNEKYTFDTFVIGASNRFAHAAAVAVAEAPARAYNPLFIWGESGLGKTHLLHAVGHYAQRLFPGMRVRYVSTEEFTNDFINSLRDDRKVAFQRRYRDIDVLLVDDIQFLEGKEGTQEEFFHTFNTLHNANKQIVVSSDRPPKRLETLEDRLRTRFEWGLITDIQPPELETRIAILRKKAAQDRLAAPAEVLEFIAARIERNIRELEGALIRVTAFASLNRQPVDVQLAEIVLRDLIPDSHAPEITAPTIMAVTAEFFGVTIDDLCGPGKTKALAQARQISMYLCRELTDLSLPKIGQTFGGRDHTTVMHADKKIRKEMAERRRIYDQVQELTSRIKQRARA from the coding sequence GTGTCCGACGACCAGACCAACCTCGGTCAGGTATGGGACCAGGTCGTCCAGGAACTGCTCGCCGCGGGGGCCCTGTCCTCCTTGCAGCGCGCCTGGATGCGGGTGACCCGTCCGATCGGGCTGCTGGACGGCACGGTCCTGCTCGGCGCGCCGAGCGATTTCGCCAAGGAAGCCATCGAGCGGGCGCTGCGTGATCCGATCACCGCCGCGCTGTCCCGCCGCCTCGGCCGCCCGGTGTCGCTGGCCGTCAAGGTCGACACCGTGGTGCCCCGCGCAACGCCCGGCCCGCCGCCGGCGCCGACCCCGCAACCGCTGATCACCACGCCCGCCCCGCGCCCGCCGGCCGTCGCTCCCGCCGAGCAGACCGCGCCGATGCAGGCGATCATCCTGTCCGAGGACGGCGAGTCCGAGGACGAGGTGGACGAGGAGCGCGAGGCGCTGGCCACCGTGCACGAGATCTGGCCGACGTTCAGCGGGCCGCCGGCCGCGCAGCCGAGCCAGACCAACGCGCAGACCAGGCTGAACGAGAAGTACACGTTCGACACCTTCGTCATCGGCGCGTCCAACCGCTTCGCGCACGCCGCCGCGGTGGCCGTGGCCGAGGCGCCGGCCCGGGCCTACAACCCCTTGTTCATCTGGGGCGAGTCCGGCCTCGGCAAGACCCACCTGCTGCACGCCGTCGGGCACTACGCCCAGCGGCTGTTCCCGGGGATGCGGGTTCGCTACGTGTCCACCGAGGAGTTCACCAACGACTTCATCAACTCCCTGCGGGACGACCGCAAGGTCGCCTTCCAGCGCCGCTACCGGGACATCGACGTGTTGCTCGTCGACGACATCCAGTTCCTGGAGGGCAAGGAAGGCACGCAGGAGGAGTTCTTCCACACCTTCAACACCCTGCACAACGCCAACAAGCAGATCGTGGTGTCCTCGGACCGGCCGCCCAAGCGGCTGGAGACCCTGGAAGACCGGCTGCGGACGCGGTTCGAGTGGGGCCTGATCACCGACATCCAGCCGCCCGAGCTGGAGACCCGGATCGCCATCCTGCGCAAGAAGGCCGCACAGGACCGGCTGGCCGCGCCGGCCGAGGTGCTGGAGTTCATCGCCGCCCGGATCGAGCGCAACATCCGGGAGCTGGAGGGCGCGCTGATCCGGGTGACCGCGTTCGCCTCGCTGAACCGGCAGCCGGTCGACGTGCAGCTGGCCGAGATCGTGCTGCGGGACCTGATCCCGGACTCGCATGCCCCGGAGATCACCGCGCCGACGATCATGGCCGTGACCGCCGAGTTCTTCGGCGTGACCATCGACGACCTGTGCGGGCCGGGCAAGACCAAGGCGTTGGCCCAGGCTCGGCAGATCTCCATGTATCTGTGCCGCGAGCTGACCGACCTGTCGCTGCCCAAGATCGGGCAGACCTTCGGCGGCCGCGACCACACCACCGTCATGCACGCGGACAAGAAGATCCGCAAGGAGATGGCCGAGCGCCGGCGCATCTACGACCAGGTGCAGGAGCTGACCTCCCGCATCAAGCAGCGCGCCCGAGCCTGA
- the dnaN gene encoding DNA polymerase III subunit beta — translation MKIRVERDGLADAVAWVARSLPSRPPVPVLGGVLLDAGSDEGDTGDALTVSGFDYEVSAQVGVPATIAAGGKTLVSGRLLADITKALPNHPVEIAVDGARVSITCGSAKFSLPTMPVEDYPALPEMPQRAGALAGEVFAEAVAQVAIAAGKDDTLPMLTGVRVEFNGGKLTLVATDRFRLAMREFDWEPADEVETAVLVPARNLADAAKTLGGAGSTVELSLASGDGLLGLSGTGRRTTSRLLDAEFPKYRQLLPAEHNAAAIIEVSSLQDAIKRVSLVAERGTQVRLEFSDGGLRLSAGGDDEGSAEEELPVEFTGDPVTIAFNPGYLLDGLAAVRTDRAHLSFTTPSRPALIKPVGEDGSVAEGYLYLLMPVRLPG, via the coding sequence ATGAAGATCCGCGTCGAGCGCGACGGTCTAGCCGACGCCGTGGCCTGGGTCGCCCGAAGCCTGCCGTCGCGGCCGCCGGTCCCGGTCCTCGGTGGCGTCCTGCTGGACGCCGGCTCGGACGAGGGCGACACCGGCGACGCGTTGACGGTGTCCGGCTTCGACTACGAGGTCTCGGCCCAGGTCGGTGTCCCGGCGACGATCGCGGCCGGTGGCAAGACCCTGGTCTCGGGCCGCCTGCTGGCCGACATCACCAAGGCGCTGCCCAACCACCCGGTGGAGATCGCCGTTGACGGCGCCCGCGTCTCGATCACGTGCGGCAGCGCCAAGTTCAGCCTGCCGACCATGCCGGTCGAGGACTACCCGGCGCTGCCGGAGATGCCGCAGCGGGCGGGCGCACTGGCCGGCGAGGTCTTCGCCGAGGCGGTCGCCCAGGTGGCGATCGCGGCCGGCAAGGACGACACGCTGCCGATGCTGACCGGCGTCCGGGTCGAGTTCAACGGCGGCAAGCTGACCCTGGTCGCGACCGACCGGTTCCGGCTGGCCATGCGCGAGTTCGACTGGGAGCCGGCCGACGAGGTCGAGACCGCGGTCCTGGTCCCGGCCCGCAACCTGGCCGACGCGGCCAAGACGCTGGGCGGCGCCGGCTCGACGGTCGAGCTGTCCCTCGCGTCCGGCGACGGCCTGCTCGGCCTCTCCGGCACCGGGCGGCGTACGACCAGCCGACTTCTCGATGCCGAGTTCCCGAAGTACCGGCAACTTCTGCCCGCCGAGCACAACGCTGCTGCGATCATCGAGGTGTCCTCGCTCCAGGACGCGATCAAGCGGGTGTCGCTGGTGGCCGAGCGCGGCACGCAGGTCCGGCTGGAGTTCAGCGACGGCGGTCTGCGGCTGTCCGCGGGCGGCGACGACGAAGGCAGCGCCGAGGAGGAGCTGCCCGTCGAGTTCACCGGCGACCCGGTGACGATCGCGTTCAACCCGGGATACCTGCTCGACGGCCTGGCGGCGGTGCGCACTGATCGCGCGCACTTGTCGTTCACCACACCGAGCAGGCCCGCGTTGATCAAGCCGGTGGGCGAGGATGGAAGTGTGGCGGAGGGGTACCTCTACCTGCTGATGCCGGTGCGCCTGCCCGGCTGA
- the gnd gene encoding phosphogluconate dehydrogenase (NAD(+)-dependent, decarboxylating): protein MRHQARNTERTAIVQLGLIGLGKMGFNMRERLRKAGHEVVGYDRNPDVTDVASLADLVGALAAPRTVWIMVPAGEPTRQTVQELGELLSEGDLVIDGGNSRFTDDSANSAHLDGKGIGYLDCGVSGGVWGLDVGYGLMVGGDKKHVEQAMPIFDALRPEGPREEGFAHAGPVGAGHFSKMVHNGIEYGLMQAYAEGFELLEASELVTDVPATIKAWQRGTVVRSWLLDLLVRALDSDPELDDLRGYVEDSGEGRWTVEEAINHSVPAPVISAALFARFASRQDDSPAMRAVAALRNQFGGHAVQKA, encoded by the coding sequence ATCCGCCACCAGGCTCGTAACACGGAGAGGACCGCGATCGTGCAGCTCGGACTCATCGGCCTTGGCAAGATGGGCTTCAACATGCGGGAGCGGTTGCGCAAGGCCGGCCACGAGGTGGTGGGCTACGACCGCAACCCCGACGTCACCGACGTCGCCAGCCTGGCCGATCTGGTCGGCGCGCTGGCCGCGCCGCGGACGGTCTGGATCATGGTGCCGGCGGGCGAACCGACCCGCCAGACCGTGCAGGAGCTGGGCGAGCTGCTGTCCGAGGGCGACCTCGTGATCGACGGCGGCAACTCGCGGTTCACCGACGACTCGGCCAACTCGGCGCACCTGGACGGCAAGGGCATCGGCTACCTGGACTGCGGTGTGTCCGGTGGCGTGTGGGGTCTCGACGTCGGCTACGGCCTGATGGTCGGTGGCGACAAGAAGCACGTCGAGCAGGCGATGCCGATCTTCGACGCGCTGCGCCCGGAGGGGCCGCGCGAGGAGGGCTTCGCACACGCCGGCCCGGTCGGCGCCGGCCACTTCTCGAAGATGGTGCACAACGGCATCGAGTACGGCCTGATGCAGGCCTACGCCGAGGGCTTCGAGCTGCTGGAGGCGTCCGAGCTGGTCACGGACGTGCCGGCGACCATCAAGGCCTGGCAGCGCGGCACCGTCGTCCGGTCCTGGCTGCTCGACCTGCTGGTCCGCGCCCTGGACTCGGACCCCGAGCTGGACGACCTGCGCGGCTACGTGGAGGACTCCGGCGAGGGGCGGTGGACCGTCGAAGAGGCGATCAACCACTCGGTGCCGGCGCCGGTGATCTCGGCCGCGCTGTTCGCCCGGTTCGCCTCCCGGCAGGACGACTCGCCGGCGATGCGGGCGGTCGCGGCGCTGCGCAACCAGTTCGGCGGCCACGCGGTACAGAAAGCCTGA
- the recF gene encoding DNA replication/repair protein RecF (All proteins in this family for which functions are known are DNA-binding proteins that assist the filamentation of RecA onto DNA for the initiation of recombination or recombinational repair.): MYVRHLQVVDFRSWAHADLAFDPGVSVFVGSNGQGKTNLVEAIGYVATLGSHRVATDAPLVRTGAPRAVIRTAVVNAGRELLVELEITPGKANRARINRGPVPRPREVLGILRTVLFAPEDLALVRGDPGERRKFMDDLLVARAPRYAGVRSDYERVLKQRSALLKSAGAARRAGGRGDLSTLEVWDGHLAAQGAQLLAARLDLIDDLAPLVAANYAGVAPESRPVSIKYRSTLGDALPRRERADVAELEEALLAEIARVRPQEVERGVCLVGPQRDELELTLGDTPAKGYASHGESWSFALALRLGAYDLLRDDGAEPVLVLDDVFAELDRRRRQQLAKVAANAEQVLVTAAVAEDVPEELAGARYQVQDGEVNRV; this comes from the coding sequence ATGTACGTCCGGCATCTCCAGGTCGTCGACTTCCGCTCCTGGGCACACGCCGATCTGGCGTTCGATCCCGGCGTGAGCGTGTTCGTCGGCTCCAACGGCCAGGGCAAGACGAACCTGGTCGAGGCGATCGGCTACGTGGCCACCCTGGGCTCGCACCGGGTGGCCACGGATGCGCCGCTGGTCCGCACCGGCGCGCCGCGGGCGGTGATCCGCACCGCGGTGGTCAACGCCGGCCGCGAGCTGCTGGTCGAACTGGAGATCACGCCGGGCAAGGCCAACCGGGCCCGGATCAACCGCGGCCCGGTGCCTCGCCCGCGCGAGGTCCTGGGCATCCTGCGCACGGTGTTGTTCGCGCCGGAAGACCTGGCGCTGGTGCGCGGCGACCCCGGCGAGCGCCGCAAGTTCATGGACGACCTGCTGGTCGCTCGGGCGCCGAGGTATGCCGGCGTGCGCTCCGACTACGAGCGCGTGTTGAAGCAGCGCAGTGCCCTGTTGAAGTCGGCCGGTGCCGCGCGGCGGGCCGGCGGCCGGGGTGATCTGAGCACGTTGGAAGTGTGGGACGGCCACCTGGCGGCGCAGGGCGCGCAGCTGCTGGCGGCCCGGCTCGACCTGATCGACGACCTGGCGCCGCTGGTCGCCGCCAACTACGCGGGCGTTGCCCCGGAGTCGCGGCCGGTCTCCATCAAGTACCGGTCGACGCTCGGCGACGCGCTGCCGCGGCGGGAGCGGGCCGATGTCGCGGAGCTGGAGGAAGCGCTGCTCGCGGAGATCGCCCGGGTCCGCCCGCAGGAGGTCGAGCGCGGCGTCTGTCTGGTCGGTCCGCAGCGGGACGAGCTGGAGCTGACCCTCGGCGACACGCCGGCCAAGGGCTACGCGAGTCACGGAGAGTCATGGTCCTTCGCCCTGGCGCTGCGGCTGGGCGCGTACGACCTGCTGCGCGATGATGGGGCCGAACCGGTGCTCGTGCTCGACGACGTGTTCGCCGAACTGGACCGCAGGCGCCGGCAGCAGCTGGCCAAGGTGGCGGCCAACGCGGAGCAGGTGCTGGTGACCGCGGCGGTCGCCGAGGACGTGCCCGAGGAGTTGGCCGGCGCCCGATACCAGGTTCAGGACGGCGAGGTGAACCGTGTCTGA
- a CDS encoding DUF721 domain-containing protein, whose product MIDGLPPGLTGSDLARAALASARAAAKARKPTKRSAAAVNRGRRRRWSGSGADARDPQPLGRLLSGMAKDRGWDEQLAGGQVFAKWPHLVGAEVAQHAKPVTLREGELVVQAESTAWATQLRLLQRQLLQQIAKGVGPNVVKRLKVQGPSAPNWRFGPLHAPGRGPRDTYG is encoded by the coding sequence GTGATCGACGGACTGCCGCCGGGCTTGACCGGATCGGACCTGGCCCGTGCGGCCCTCGCATCGGCCCGTGCCGCGGCCAAGGCGCGCAAGCCGACGAAGCGCTCGGCCGCGGCCGTCAACCGGGGCCGCCGGCGGCGTTGGTCGGGCTCCGGGGCCGACGCCCGGGACCCCCAGCCGCTGGGTCGGCTGCTCTCCGGGATGGCCAAGGACCGGGGCTGGGACGAGCAGCTCGCCGGCGGTCAGGTGTTCGCGAAGTGGCCGCATCTGGTCGGGGCCGAGGTGGCCCAGCACGCCAAGCCGGTCACGCTGCGTGAAGGCGAGTTGGTGGTGCAGGCCGAGTCGACCGCGTGGGCGACCCAGCTCCGGCTGCTCCAGCGCCAGCTGCTCCAGCAGATCGCCAAGGGCGTCGGCCCGAACGTGGTCAAGCGGCTCAAGGTGCAGGGCCCGTCGGCCCCCAACTGGCGATTCGGCCCGCTACATGCGCCAGGTCGCGGGCCACGCGACACCTACGGCTGA